From the Synergistaceae bacterium DZ-S4 genome, one window contains:
- the fdhD gene encoding formate dehydrogenase accessory sulfurtransferase FdhD, whose protein sequence is MDHRTEKREILRMFSDGTIKAVNDDMIVEKRMILEVDGSREAVVIFTPGEEELWALGNLYCRRMIESMEDIASVRTENGRIVVERARRREGWKLEARFLHTASGAFLEEKRDAGIQPDPLPVEWQISFETIMSGIDWIGEAPLFKTAGSVHVAALVSPDEKLLFRTEDVGRHNAVDKAVGWILKKNMKTSEVGLITSGRLPEDMVLKGAGAKIPLMASISAATADGADAARRCNMTLIGFARNGRFNVYSAPERIKFNGRERTDIGG, encoded by the coding sequence ATGGACCATCGAACAGAGAAAAGAGAGATTCTAAGGATGTTCAGTGACGGGACCATAAAAGCGGTCAATGATGACATGATAGTCGAAAAACGGATGATCCTGGAGGTAGATGGTTCACGTGAAGCAGTGGTGATCTTCACGCCTGGCGAGGAAGAGCTTTGGGCGCTTGGCAACCTTTACTGCCGACGTATGATAGAAAGCATGGAGGATATCGCATCTGTCAGAACAGAGAACGGCAGAATAGTTGTTGAAAGAGCAAGGAGGCGTGAAGGCTGGAAACTTGAAGCAAGATTTCTCCATACAGCTTCCGGAGCCTTTCTCGAAGAAAAAAGGGACGCCGGCATTCAGCCTGATCCACTTCCCGTAGAATGGCAGATATCCTTCGAAACGATCATGTCGGGGATAGACTGGATAGGAGAAGCCCCGCTCTTCAAAACAGCGGGAAGTGTGCACGTCGCTGCTCTTGTATCACCCGACGAGAAACTGCTTTTCAGAACGGAGGACGTTGGCAGGCATAACGCGGTGGACAAGGCCGTAGGATGGATCCTGAAAAAAAATATGAAAACAAGCGAGGTCGGACTCATCACATCAGGCCGCCTTCCGGAAGACATGGTCCTCAAGGGAGCGGGGGCCAAAATTCCCCTGATGGCAAGTATTTCAGCTGCGACAGCAGACGGTGCGGATGCTGCGAGGCGCTGCAACATGACGCTTATAGGCTTTGCAAGGAACGGAAGGTTCAACGTATACAGTGCTCCGGAACGGATAAAATTCAACGGTCGGGAAAGAACAGATATCGGAGGTTGA
- a CDS encoding DMT family transporter, whose protein sequence is MPEKSELPVNTARPRDYIVILAAITIWSASFAGMKVAVEQAHPLIVLWMRLGISIPFLFAGSYIQNTFRLPSRQELLPLLIMSFQGIFLVLGLQNFAMKTASASTANWIIICSPAFVALLGWLFLKEKISLMGFAGLVISAIGVMVVLRLGTASGPKGSGSFGTVGDLLILFSSLNWSIFLVFSRKVLREDLHYSFVLFWEMFFSFIYATLALPLLGCDISVIWSFTHRTWTAVAFLGAGASAAAYFCWFHGLSVLPVSRIVAFQFLQPFAGAMIAFLLLGERFTLWLFAGGITIMYGVYLVNRK, encoded by the coding sequence ATGCCCGAAAAGAGCGAACTCCCCGTCAATACAGCGAGGCCCCGGGATTACATCGTTATCCTCGCCGCAATTACGATATGGAGCGCAAGTTTCGCGGGAATGAAGGTAGCTGTGGAACAGGCCCATCCATTGATCGTGCTTTGGATGAGGCTTGGCATTTCTATCCCCTTCCTCTTCGCGGGTTCGTATATACAGAATACGTTCCGTCTCCCTTCACGGCAGGAGCTCCTGCCGCTCCTGATAATGAGCTTCCAGGGCATCTTCCTGGTCCTCGGCCTGCAAAACTTCGCTATGAAGACAGCAAGTGCATCGACCGCGAACTGGATAATAATTTGTTCTCCCGCTTTTGTGGCCCTTTTGGGATGGCTGTTCCTGAAGGAAAAGATATCTCTCATGGGTTTTGCAGGTCTGGTCATCTCAGCGATAGGGGTAATGGTAGTTTTACGCCTTGGAACGGCTTCGGGGCCAAAGGGATCGGGATCTTTCGGCACCGTCGGTGACCTGTTGATCCTGTTTTCTTCTCTAAACTGGTCCATATTTCTTGTATTTTCAAGGAAAGTACTGAGGGAGGACCTTCACTACAGCTTCGTCCTCTTCTGGGAGATGTTTTTCTCCTTCATTTATGCGACCTTAGCGCTGCCTCTTCTCGGATGCGATATTTCCGTGATCTGGTCATTCACCCACAGGACCTGGACTGCTGTAGCTTTCCTGGGAGCAGGCGCTTCGGCGGCTGCTTACTTCTGCTGGTTCCACGGCCTCTCCGTTCTGCCTGTTTCAAGGATCGTGGCTTTCCAGTTCCTGCAGCCGTTCGCCGGGGCGATGATCGCATTTCTTCTGCTCGGAGAACGGTTCACTCTATGGCTTTTCGCCGGAGGGATAACGATAATGTACGGCGTATACCTGGTTAACAGAAAATGA
- a CDS encoding translation initiation factor yields MSSGKKNKKLNSGEGFTLGGDESLSLSLGSILGKEGAERKEHIPQPEEEKCPQQKILVKNNGESGISGLSRVSLQRQTAGRKGKTVTAVIIPGKSTVDREKLAKEMRKGLGCGSFVEEGNVILQGDICDRAAEWLLKNGVKDVVSGN; encoded by the coding sequence ATGTCGTCAGGAAAAAAGAATAAAAAACTTAACTCCGGAGAAGGCTTTACCCTTGGCGGCGACGAAAGCCTGAGCCTCTCGCTGGGATCCATACTCGGAAAAGAAGGAGCCGAGCGGAAAGAACATATACCCCAACCTGAAGAAGAAAAATGCCCTCAGCAAAAAATTTTGGTCAAAAACAACGGAGAGAGCGGTATTTCAGGCCTTTCAAGGGTCTCGCTCCAAAGGCAGACTGCAGGCAGGAAGGGAAAGACCGTCACTGCTGTGATCATACCAGGAAAATCCACAGTCGACAGGGAAAAACTTGCCAAAGAGATGAGAAAAGGGCTGGGCTGCGGGTCTTTTGTGGAAGAGGGCAATGTGATCCTTCAGGGAGATATATGCGACAGGGCAGCCGAATGGCTTCTAAAAAATGGTGTGAAAGATGTAGTGTCCGGCAACTGA
- a CDS encoding serine kinase, with protein sequence MKIKEICEKLNAEVQVTGDPEREVTQAAAGDLLSFIMGTTAEGSAWVTIQAHLNVAAVAVLKEIPLIILASGRKAPRDLEERCAAENICVACVAESIFGTCRRLSELGIEG encoded by the coding sequence TTGAAGATAAAGGAAATTTGTGAAAAGCTCAATGCTGAAGTACAGGTGACGGGCGACCCGGAAAGAGAAGTAACTCAGGCTGCCGCAGGGGACCTGCTCAGTTTCATAATGGGGACCACCGCAGAGGGATCTGCCTGGGTAACGATACAGGCGCATCTCAACGTTGCCGCTGTGGCCGTACTGAAGGAAATACCGCTGATCATTCTTGCCTCGGGCAGAAAAGCGCCCCGGGACCTTGAAGAAAGGTGTGCCGCGGAAAATATCTGCGTAGCCTGCGTTGCCGAGTCGATCTTCGGGACCTGCAGGAGACTCTCTGAGCTGGGTATAGAGGGTTAA
- a CDS encoding Fe-S cluster protein, with amino-acid sequence MEHSIKVSKDACQGCVNCIRVCPTEAIRVVDGEIDIIEELCIDCGECLRSCCRSALGIYEDDWNRIKESSRAMIVPDPVFFSQFSHYGKPDDLEEVLISLDFKTLIDEAEDAFDLSAYAVAQLINRSSKTALPIISVYCPSVLRLIQTKFPELLSRVVPVLSPLEIAATLWRMRTNSDAPLTLLAPCPAKITMVREPFGKGASPLTSAVTVRKVARSIMAEGDINVEKGSAPRKRNNRWIQWARRGGESRHVQAFSDRKLTILAVSGMRNTLDTLQELELGRLRGVDFIECRVCDTGCVGGVGTADSRFLANLRMGSIETDWNISPRELSRAEELFTMGIWPVKNEYQPRPRLPLSDNLADAMVKLQQMKEIYNGLPHIDCGSCGRPSCQAMAEEIVRGHGSVTDCIFKLREGISALANQIVKLSESQPHTLKRKGGKC; translated from the coding sequence ATGGAACATAGTATAAAAGTATCAAAAGACGCATGTCAGGGATGCGTAAACTGCATAAGAGTCTGTCCTACGGAAGCGATACGTGTCGTAGACGGAGAGATAGACATTATCGAGGAGCTCTGCATCGACTGCGGAGAATGTCTGCGCTCATGCTGCCGTTCGGCTTTGGGCATTTACGAAGACGACTGGAACAGGATCAAGGAATCGTCAAGAGCAATGATAGTCCCTGACCCGGTCTTCTTTTCACAGTTCAGCCATTACGGAAAACCGGACGACCTTGAAGAAGTTCTTATTTCACTTGATTTTAAAACCCTGATAGATGAGGCTGAGGATGCTTTTGACCTCTCAGCCTATGCCGTCGCCCAGCTTATAAACAGATCATCAAAGACGGCACTGCCGATAATATCGGTCTACTGCCCGTCGGTCCTCAGGCTTATCCAGACAAAATTTCCGGAGCTGCTTTCAAGGGTCGTTCCCGTACTCTCTCCGCTTGAGATCGCTGCAACACTGTGGAGAATGAGGACGAACAGCGATGCGCCCCTTACTCTTCTTGCACCCTGCCCTGCCAAGATAACGATGGTAAGGGAGCCGTTCGGCAAGGGGGCTTCCCCTCTTACCAGCGCAGTAACTGTCAGGAAAGTGGCAAGAAGCATAATGGCAGAGGGAGACATAAACGTCGAGAAGGGATCTGCGCCCAGAAAAAGGAACAACAGGTGGATACAGTGGGCAAGGCGGGGAGGAGAGTCAAGGCATGTCCAGGCATTCTCTGACAGGAAACTTACGATCCTTGCGGTCTCGGGGATGAGGAACACCCTTGACACCCTTCAGGAACTTGAGCTTGGAAGACTGCGGGGTGTTGACTTTATCGAGTGCCGTGTTTGTGATACGGGATGTGTCGGGGGCGTAGGCACTGCCGATTCCCGTTTTCTGGCAAATCTTCGCATGGGAAGCATTGAGACGGACTGGAACATTTCGCCCAGGGAACTATCAAGGGCCGAGGAACTTTTCACTATGGGAATCTGGCCTGTCAAGAATGAATATCAGCCGCGTCCGAGGCTGCCGCTCTCAGACAACCTTGCAGATGCGATGGTCAAGCTTCAGCAGATGAAGGAGATCTACAACGGACTTCCCCATATCGACTGCGGTTCATGTGGAAGACCCTCATGCCAGGCCATGGCGGAAGAGATCGTAAGAGGACACGGATCCGTAACGGACTGCATATTTAAACTCAGAGAGGGTATCTCCGCACTTGCAAATCAGATAGTAAAGCTCTCGGAATCTCAGCCGCACACGCTGAAAAGAAAGGGAGGAAAGTGTTGA
- a CDS encoding transcriptional regulator, whose amino-acid sequence MNLKELAGIINAEVISDVDLGEINVPYAYACDLMSDVLAFCSPGSLLLTGLTNIQIVRTAQMLDLPAVVFVRGKIPLEETVSLARESGIPVLLTKYSLYEVCGRLYAAGVKPSYVPQPREA is encoded by the coding sequence ATGAATTTAAAAGAATTGGCTGGGATCATCAACGCGGAGGTAATTTCTGACGTAGACCTGGGCGAGATAAACGTACCCTATGCATATGCCTGTGACCTCATGAGCGATGTGCTCGCCTTCTGCTCGCCAGGATCGCTCCTTCTAACGGGACTCACAAACATTCAGATAGTAAGGACAGCGCAGATGCTTGACCTGCCTGCGGTAGTCTTCGTAAGGGGCAAGATACCCCTTGAAGAGACCGTGAGCCTTGCCAGGGAGAGCGGCATACCTGTGCTTTTGACCAAATACAGCCTTTATGAGGTCTGCGGAAGACTTTACGCAGCAGGTGTAAAACCCAGTTACGTGCCACAGCCGCGGGAGGCATAG
- a CDS encoding ATP-binding protein, whose protein sequence is MLEDLSAHVLDIAENSVMAEGTEVRVEVLEEKAADRLSFSVEDNGRGMSKEFISKVTDPFTTTRTTRRVGMGLPFLKQSAELCGGRLDIVSEPGKGTKTTASFMMSSIDRPPLGDIPATLMALIMGSPEIHWVYRHKTDHGEFLLDTDEIIEALDGDREMLRSPEVGLWLRKHIKENLDEIKWEGAPGISSDK, encoded by the coding sequence TTGCTTGAAGATCTTTCGGCACATGTGCTTGATATAGCAGAAAACAGCGTAATGGCAGAGGGCACGGAAGTCAGGGTCGAGGTCCTTGAGGAGAAGGCGGCAGACAGGCTGTCTTTTTCGGTAGAAGATAACGGAAGGGGCATGAGCAAAGAATTTATATCAAAAGTGACCGATCCCTTCACAACAACGAGGACTACAAGAAGGGTGGGCATGGGACTGCCCTTTCTCAAACAATCCGCTGAACTGTGCGGAGGAAGACTTGATATCGTTTCGGAACCCGGGAAGGGAACAAAAACTACCGCTTCCTTCATGATGAGCAGTATAGACAGGCCCCCTCTCGGAGACATCCCCGCCACGCTGATGGCCCTTATAATGGGTTCTCCCGAGATCCACTGGGTATACCGCCACAAAACTGACCATGGGGAATTCCTTCTGGACACTGATGAGATAATCGAAGCCCTGGACGGTGACAGGGAGATGCTCCGTTCCCCTGAGGTGGGACTCTGGCTGAGAAAACATATCAAAGAAAACCTTGATGAGATAAAATGGGAAGGAGCCCCCGGAATCTCGTCTGATAAGTAG
- a CDS encoding EamA family transporter translates to MPDTVMEDIQTKEASFYHYAMILATVTIWGGSFASTKYALAQAEPLVIMCLRLLIGMPVLLAGSLMEGSLRLPTKGEAPALFLMGFQGIFFHQTIQSYAMKTAGAANANWMMIATPALVAILGRVFLKERISSKGVCGMILAAVGVGLVIGRGTVVTSNSGSFGSLGDVIMLLSVLNWAIFLVLSRRILKKDLPPAFVIFWEMLFALLSAIPFTYIIGSDFSVIPSFTSGTWGALIFLGAFSSALAYIFWFRALAIFTVAKVAVFQFLQPMAGVVIAYFLVGERFTPWLFAGGAMILSGVWLVNRK, encoded by the coding sequence ATGCCTGATACAGTAATGGAAGATATACAGACGAAAGAAGCATCATTTTACCATTACGCAATGATACTTGCGACAGTTACGATATGGGGCGGCAGCTTCGCCTCGACAAAATACGCCCTTGCACAGGCCGAACCCCTGGTCATAATGTGCCTCAGGCTCCTTATCGGCATGCCGGTGCTCCTTGCAGGCTCTCTCATGGAGGGGTCTCTGAGGCTCCCCACAAAAGGAGAGGCCCCAGCACTATTCCTGATGGGGTTCCAGGGAATATTCTTCCATCAGACCATCCAGAGCTATGCAATGAAAACGGCGGGGGCGGCGAATGCGAACTGGATGATGATAGCGACGCCCGCACTTGTTGCCATACTTGGCAGGGTATTCCTGAAAGAGAGGATATCCTCAAAGGGGGTATGCGGGATGATACTTGCAGCGGTCGGTGTGGGTCTGGTCATAGGACGCGGTACGGTCGTCACGTCGAATTCCGGCAGTTTCGGAAGCCTAGGCGATGTGATAATGCTTCTGTCAGTTCTCAACTGGGCAATCTTCCTCGTTCTCTCGAGGCGAATCCTCAAAAAAGATCTCCCTCCGGCATTTGTCATATTCTGGGAGATGCTCTTCGCCCTTCTGTCAGCGATCCCCTTCACATACATCATAGGGAGCGATTTTTCGGTGATCCCCTCTTTCACATCCGGTACCTGGGGCGCACTGATCTTTCTGGGGGCATTTTCCTCCGCTCTTGCATACATCTTCTGGTTCAGGGCCCTCGCGATATTTACAGTGGCCAAGGTAGCCGTGTTCCAGTTCCTTCAGCCGATGGCAGGAGTCGTTATAGCATATTTTCTTGTCGGGGAAAGGTTCACTCCATGGCTTTTTGCAGGAGGGGCAATGATACTCAGCGGAGTCTGGCTCGTTAACAGAAAATAA
- a CDS encoding ATP-binding protein, which translates to MAAPVCMEYRIEGNNFMTAGTASNNIKNTLKMLGIQSDVCRRAAVIAYEAEINLVIHADGGTLKAVISEDRLEITAKDEGPGIPDIEQAMTEGYTTASNQAREMGFGAGMGLPNIKRNSDLFEIESVPGAGTVLRSTVFFNK; encoded by the coding sequence ATGGCTGCTCCTGTATGTATGGAATACAGGATCGAGGGTAACAATTTTATGACGGCGGGAACTGCCTCAAACAATATAAAAAATACCCTCAAGATGCTCGGCATACAGTCCGATGTATGCCGAAGAGCTGCTGTGATCGCATACGAAGCAGAGATAAACTTGGTCATCCACGCAGATGGCGGTACACTTAAAGCCGTAATTTCAGAGGACAGGCTCGAAATAACAGCCAAGGACGAGGGGCCCGGCATCCCCGACATAGAACAGGCCATGACAGAGGGATATACGACTGCCTCCAACCAGGCTCGGGAGATGGGTTTCGGTGCAGGCATGGGCCTTCCGAACATTAAGCGGAACTCCGATCTGTTTGAGATAGAGTCGGTCCCCGGAGCAGGGACCGTACTCAGATCAACGGTATTTTTCAACAAATAG
- a CDS encoding PHP domain-containing protein — translation MLKPFWVDLHIHTALSPCGSLEMGAPEIVSAARKAGIDVIGIADHNTCDNCQAVYEAAEGDPVVLPCIETQSAEDIHILSVFPDLKTAMDYKEWLWQKIMPIKNDVDYFGYQVVLDHCNNILREEETLLIQGSGYEVDQIVSKVQELGGIAILAHVDRPSFSYPVALGPMPQDYPADAFELSRRTDSEQAAKWREDYPGRIFIRSSDSHTLDTLSRANCTKMMLETPTFDEIKKAIKGEDGRRISWPWG, via the coding sequence ATGCTTAAGCCTTTCTGGGTCGATCTCCATATACATACGGCCCTCTCTCCATGCGGAAGCCTGGAAATGGGCGCCCCTGAGATAGTCTCGGCCGCCAGGAAGGCCGGAATTGATGTGATCGGCATTGCCGACCACAACACCTGCGACAATTGCCAGGCAGTCTATGAAGCCGCGGAGGGAGATCCTGTCGTCCTTCCCTGCATCGAGACCCAAAGCGCGGAGGATATCCACATACTCTCTGTTTTTCCGGACCTCAAAACAGCAATGGATTACAAGGAATGGCTGTGGCAGAAAATCATGCCGATAAAAAACGACGTTGATTATTTTGGTTATCAGGTGGTACTGGACCATTGCAACAACATCCTGAGAGAGGAAGAGACCCTTCTGATTCAGGGTTCGGGGTATGAAGTCGACCAGATAGTATCCAAAGTTCAGGAACTAGGCGGAATCGCAATACTTGCCCACGTCGACAGGCCCTCTTTTTCCTATCCTGTCGCCCTTGGTCCCATGCCGCAGGACTACCCTGCCGACGCCTTTGAGCTCTCGCGGAGGACAGATTCGGAACAGGCAGCAAAGTGGAGGGAAGATTACCCCGGAAGGATCTTCATAAGGTCTTCCGATTCCCACACACTTGATACCCTCTCACGGGCTAACTGCACAAAGATGATGCTTGAAACTCCGACCTTCGATGAGATCAAAAAGGCCATTAAAGGAGAAGACGGGAGAAGGATCTCCTGGCCCTGGGGCTGA